A window from Plasmodium relictum strain SGS1 genome assembly, chromosome: 7 encodes these proteins:
- a CDS encoding DEAD/DEAH box helicase, putative — translation MNLVNDDYKHKGLKDMKDLKISEDENTRRYSSKNCDGNDLNEFETILNNKDLNVESKIELFYSKLNSSIFDIFRIVADYNSLYVINGEGIIVYVCMLLSKFFLFKNEDDQNILSFNNSLNISSVIYYIEKVLHDFSICNSSFHIIFFNIFNIFFKRETKLFENYNLIRNTFILHCKKNLIPYFIFDNWYNDNNYNFYLNKYKPLFMFVEDSSSFLYSFNKFYVSDISSDDFLYRIKTIKDEEKKIQKEKNYEEYLKKKNIYDKYNEEIREISMCFYFLLINNILRDMKCVFFFNLESEKNTINAFSINYTGINFKIVERMNEESSEFFNLKYYNKPEIKEKKEMMNEMNNNKENIMYFSSQDIKDYDLLYKDEENFSEKEIDIANSFEKLININSINLKDIVLKIFYDKNKEFIESDNKRKEYFFLILKLLFMHNYLIEKLNMKNLCTYDSQNPCASEIIKSAVDSYVSMYLSIYNFILRILQNDTYCNVLKNVKNSDILNFFNASIFHNLISFIYFKLNQNTFVIDYEDFNFESRDFFEKHFQNISDGSISFFPVDFSFLKDDIKFSQKHKLCDFTNGLNKMNDNTNEVEELNEKKSADISNGKNEFRKKENSKYRDVVSINLNKVKNEFIETFFSLKDLVNDHELEDDKKIYLKINFLNKCLGHDNEFFESSGMLHISERQSIMDIFRSYMKLSSSNINKLKDNKKDEKYILRYQQKEERRKAIIAKYFYINSLHHPIVISENHPWLKYYFHHIEKYYCNLKDEEKKKFILSKMKRLFYISIEEDSEEDDKKKEDKIFEIEDNIDEESEIETESNIDVDNKDSSKKLHKEKIKKNTKTNMNSLRKKDEILKKKELTNEKKTYEVDLERYNVLESKVNKLSSDNNYEEMNTWSLDIISGFNRLVDVYNFNNITNLIKNVDLQIKISMKVLNSMFGIIMYTKLKNLKSNKQKSDAIKSVILIYKLTNEIFNKYKANLKEKDILQLQTVLLSLGFKNSSYNLFEEYVKIKKQAIDESKDDEVEEKNSTNKKNKIKGKEKIKLKDQNKIKKGNKNKVCDDDDNSSTTSCKSPELKKIKRKELDEIYKYKIKEVKNFSELKIDEKKEHEFQLYYMYYLLDRTTGNIIDKRVLFTLDTWQYNILNLVDRRKSILVSCPTSSGKTFICYYVMDKVLRLNNDSVVVYVAPNDTLALQIYHEVNGRFSTKGYSKYSGNKLCSYMTDKYAEEKALDAQIIIILPSVLENILLSYYSFNDSYESLNVSKFISKIEYIIFDEIHCIGDKEFYGTQIENIIHLSNCPFLALSATIGNIKYFYSWLKNVLVKKGKSSKDLHLIKFYERYSDLILYVYTNKNLHHLNPLACLNFRDILYKGISKDFYCNPREIYEIVKILFELAKKKNFYNLVEFLEPSFYFQYTRCINKKQFIYYMHSVKETIVYLIQNNYINNSDYDMLIHLLLSNYMKNTECIKKEKSEDNAKEDDEKNKRELLNDNNTTKHLYKSTKNENVPKQQLFQELYKNAILDENFFLNKSNDLVKYTETVNIEQEYLNSDKLIELLKKLEDINFLPCIVFNFERKELEDMTINLINELMKRQHDKYYGDDEKTFNTKMENKLRQEKYENLLKQREMLLKIKTVSRNQRIEQDIDKKYLDMLNEDEIPEPPLDISEEYDGDFYFCNRKVYYNYVSEIEDLIKDAEKAIEGRKYKSILIEGLKRGIGLHYEVLPYKFTIIVESLFRLGYIKIIFSNKNLSLGINIPCKSIIFAGHTLELNSLMFKQTSGRAGRRGFDLYGNIIIWNINFKNLRRLIISPLQTLSGSYSVNFTSICRSMLLYNCLKKKREIEDSNRNKSIANKPNKKKKKDITLTVAEKEEIFEKNRSINVNYFSRINGILSIFYNSLYYINSFQEEIYNNKSKKEFSKCNNLKKRELNNINKESIIQQDGNIKNVSTYTTTSSLNNNVHNEVRINCTLNGDVINGDNDNVNIEEKEYINFIENEFNQYKEKNALSKFINRKYEYNELLYEFITNKQKNKNNCDNEKKLKELCFMIKTHFLMFINILIEIGALDEECNIINLTELSIFLKRECDNNLILTYILIKKVVHNAIGDSTFLSSSTSVPLNKIIDCITYEKNYSRNIIVDDLSRSQFILLFILSHFINKIKENKISLVKVLINYNQKNKLELFSSVYFPLLHELPKPIQKYIKNFENIVLKYLINYSLIILIKFNLLNKKKTYLLPYTQLYIFDQHPSLSLNEIFFKNQSSYFNYYLSKVHNYKVRSPFLASLYKYDDFENLDELLYTSLNDLEIKKNMIPDIMENCVSFYKFDDGLIKEETINLKNSYILDYYLHGKDDMIRNKNNLGQYTWYILDRFIHSLKNIEHFFYEIKKERLMLSSDVFYTSLNTLKGVLEKYFKSINSIHIKKE, via the exons ATGAATTTAGTAAATGATGATTATAAACATAAAGGACTAAAAGATATGaaagatttaaaaatttcagAAGATGAAAACACAAGAAGATACTCATCCAAAAATTGTGATGgaaatgatttaaatgaatttgAAACAATATTAAATAACAAAGATTTAAATGTAGAAAGCAAAattgaattattttattctaaaTTAAATAGCAGTATATTTGACATATTTAGGATTGTAGCTGATTATAACAGTTTATATGTTATAAATGGGGAAGGGATAATAGTATATGTTTGCATGTTACTATcaaagttttttttatttaaaaatgaagatgatCAAAATatactttcttttaataattctttaaatattagtagtgtaatttattatatagagAAAGTGTTACATGATTTCTCAATATGTAATTCAAGttttcatataatattttttaatatatttaacatattttttaaaagggAAACAAAGCtatttgaaaattataatttaataagaaatacttttattcttcattgtaaaaaaaatttaattccaTATTTCATATTTGACAATTGGTATAATgacaataattataatttttatttaaacaaatataaaCCCTTATTTATGTTTGTTGAAGATagttcttcttttttatactcttttaataaattttatgtaaGTGATATTAGTAGCGatgattttttatatagaattaaaacaattaaggatgaagagaaaaagatacaaaaagaaaaaaattatgaggaatatttaaaaaagaaaaatatatatgataaatataatgaagaaattagAGAAATATCCATGtgcttttattttcttttaatcaataatattttaagagATATGAAATGTGtgttcttttttaatttagaatCTGAAAAAAACACTATAAATGCCTTTTCAATAAATTATACAGgcattaattttaaaatagttGAAAGAATGAATGAGGAATCTTcggaattttttaatttaaaatattataataaacctgaaataaaggaaaaaaaagaaatgatgaatgaaatgaataataataaagagaaCATTATGTATTTTAGTTCACAAGATATAAAAGATTATGATTTACTATATaaagatgaagaaaatttcagtgaaaaagaaatagacaTAGCGAATTCATTTGAAAaactaataaatattaacagtattaatttaaaagatatagtactaaaaattttttatgataaaaataaagaatttataGAATCTGACAATAAAAggaaagaatatttttttttaattttaaagcTTCTTTTTAtgcataattatttaattgaaaagttaaatatgaaaaatctGTGTACATATGATTCACAAAATCCATGTGCAtcagaaattataaaatcaGCTGTAGACTCATATGTAAGTATGTACTTaagtatttataattttattttgagaATTCTACAGAATGATACTTACTGCAACGTTTTAAAGAATGTAAAAAATTCTGATatactaaatttttttaatgcttcaatttttcataatttaataagtttcatttattttaaattaaatcaAAATACATTTGTAATTGATTATGAAGATTTTAATTTTGAGAGTAGagatttttttgaaaaacatTTTCAGAATATATCTGATGGCagtatatctttttttccggttgatttttcttttttaaaagatgatataaaattttcgCAAAAACACAAATTATGTGATTTTACGAATGGTTTGAATAAAATGAATGACAATACTAATGAAGTTGAAGAattaaatgagaaaaaatCAGCTGATATAAGTAATGGGAAAAAtgaatttagaaaaaaagaaaattccaAATATCGTGACGTTGtttctattaatttaaataaagttaaaaatgaatttatagaaacttttttttctttgaagGATTTAGTAAATGATCATGAATTAGAAGATGATAAGAAAATATAccttaaaattaattttttaaataaatgctTAGGACATGATAATGAATTTTTTGAATCTTCTGGAATGCTACATATTTCAGAAAGACAGAGCATAATGGATATTTTTAGGAGTTACATGAAATTATCATCTAGCaacataaataaattaaaagataataaaaaggatgaaaaatatatcttaaGGTATCAACAGAAAGAAGAAAGAAGAAAAGCAATAATTGCaaaatacttttatattaattcatTGCACCATCCTATAGTTATATCCGAAAATCATCCATGGTTAAAATATTACTTCCATCATATAGAAAAGTACTATTGCAATTTaaaagatgaagaaaaaaaaaaatttatattatctaaAATGAAAAGGTTATTTTATATCTCAATTGAAGAAGATAGTGAAGAAGAtgataaaaagaaagaagataaaatttttgaaattgAGGATAATATAGATGAAGAGAGTGAAATAGAAACTGAATCAAATATAGATGTAGATAATAAGGATTCtagtaaaaaattacataaagaaaaaataaaaaaaaatacaaaaacaaatatgaactccttaagaaaaaaagatgaaatattaaaaaaaaaggaattaacaaatgaaaaaaaaacgtATGAAGTAGATTTAGAACGATATAATGTATTGGAGTCAAAAGTTAATAAGTTAAGTAGTGACAATAATTATGAAGAAATGAATACATGGTCTCTTGATATAATATCAGGATTTAACAGATTAGTAGATGTTTACAATTTTAATAACATTAcgaatttaattaaaaatgttgatcttcaaataaaaattagtaTGAAAGTTTTAAATAGTATGTTTGGAATAATAATGTATacgaaattaaaaaatttgaagagtaataaacaaaaatcaGATGCAATTAAAAGcgttatattaatttataagttaactaatgaaatttttaacaAATACAAGgcaaatttaaaagaaaaagatattttacAACTACAAACAGTCTTGTTATCCCTAGGTTTTAAAAATAGTAGTTATAACTTATTTGAagaatatgtaaaaataaaaaagcaaGCTATTGATGAATCAAAAGATGACGAAGTAGAAGAAAAGAATagtactaataaaaaaaataaaataaaaggaaaGGAAAAAATTAAGCTAAAagatcaaaataaaataaaaaaaggaaataagaATAAAGTATGTGACGATGATGATAATTCTTCAACTACATCATGTAAGTCTCCtgagttaaaaaaaatcaaaagaaaagaattagatgaaatatataaatacaaaataaaagaagtaaaaaattttagtgaATTAAAAATCGATGAGAAAAAGGAGCATGAATttcaattatattatatgtattatttattaGATAGAACAACGGGTAATATAATAGATAAACGTGTATTATTTACTTTAGATACATGgcaatataatattttaaatttagtgGATAGAAGAAAGAGTATTTTAGTTTCTTGTCCCACAAGTAGTGGTAAAACTTTCATTTGCTATTATGTAATGGATAAAGTGCTAAGATTAAATAATGACAGTGTAGTTGTATATGTAGCACCTAATGATACTTTGGCTTTACAAATATATCATGAAGTAAATGGAAGATTTAGCACAAAAGGTTATTCAAAATATAGTGGAAATAAATTATGTTCATATATGACTGATAAATATGCTGAAGAAAAGGCATTAGATGctcaaataattattattttaccAAGTGTCTTAGAGAACATTTTATTAtcttattattcttttaatgatTCATATGAAAGCTTAAATGTTTCAAAATTTATCAGtaaaatagaatatataatttttgatGAAATTCATTGTATAGGAGATAAAGAATTCTACGGTACAcaaattgaaaatattattcatttaaGTAACTGCCCCTTTTTAGCATTATCAGCTACAATTGGTAATATAAAGTATTTTTACTCATGgttaaaaaatgttttagttaaaaaaggaaaaagctCGAAAGATCtccatttaataaaattttatgaaagaTATTctgatttaattttatatgtatacacaaacaaaaatttacatCATTTAAATCCATTGGCTTGTTTAAATTTTAGggatatattatataaaggTATTAGTAAAGATTTTTATTGTAATCCTCGagaaatatatgaaattgtaaaaatattatttgaattagcaaaaaaaaaaaatttttataatcttGTAGAATTTTTGGAGccatctttttattttcagtATACTagatgtataaataaaaaacagtttatatattatatgcaTAGTGTAAAAGAAACAATAGTTTATTTAATACAAAATAactatattaataattcagATTATGATATGCTTATACATTTACTGTTGTctaattatatgaaaaatactgaatgcataaaaaaagaaaagtcaGAGGATAATGCAAAAGAAGacgatgaaaaaaataaaagggagttattaaatgataataatactaccaaacatttatataaaagtacaaaaaatgaaaatgttcCTAAGCAGCAACTTTTTcaagaattatataaaaatgctaTATTAGACGAAAATTTTTTCCTAAATAAATCCAATGATTTAGTGAAATATACGGAAACTGTAAATATTGAACAAGAATATTTGAATAGTGATAAATTAATTGAGCTTTTGAAGAAATTAGAggatattaattttttgccATGTATTGTATTTAATTTTGAAAGAAAAGAATTAGAAGATATGactataaatttaattaatgaaTTAATGAAAAGACAACATGATAAATATTATGGAGATGACGAAAAAACTTTTAACAcaaaaatggaaaataaattaagacaagaaaaatatgaaaatttattaaagcAAAGAGAAAtgctattaaaaattaaaactgtATCTAGAAATCAAAGAATAGAACAGGATATAGATAAGAAATATTTAGATATGTTAAATGAAGATGAAATTCCTGAACCTCCCCTTGATATTTCGGAAGAATATGATGGAGACTTCTATTTTTGTAATAGAAAAGTTTATTATAATTACGTATCTGAAATTGAAGATTTAATTAAAGATGCAGAAAAGGCAATTGAAGGAAGAAAATACAAATCTATATTAATTGAAGGTTTAAAAAGGGGAATAGGATTGCATTATGAAGTATTGCCATATAAATTTACTATTATAGTTGAATCATTGTTTAGGTTaggatatattaaaattatttttagtaataaaaatttatcacTAGGTATTAATATACCATGTAAATCTATTATTTTTGCTGGACATACATTAGAATTAAACTCTCTTATGTTTAAACAAACATCTGGTAGAGCAGGAAGGCGTGGTTTTGATTTGTATGGTAATATTATCATATGGAACATtaactttaaaaatttaagaagATTAATTATATCTCCTTTGCAAACATTATCAGGATCGTATTCTGTAAATTTCACATCTATTTGCAGAAGTATGCTATTATATAATtgtttgaaaaaaaaaagagaaatagAAGATagtaatagaaataaatcaATTGCTAATAAacctaataaaaaaaaaaaaaaggacaTTACATTAACAGTTGCTGAAAAAGAAGagatttttgaaaaaaatagaagtattaatgtaaattattttagtAGAATCAATGGAATATTAAGTATTTTTTACAATTCAttgtattatataaattctttTCAGGAggaaatttataataataaatcaaaaaaagaattttctaaatgcaataatttaaaaaaaagagagttaaataatataaataaagaatcaATAATTCAACAAGatggaaatataaaaaatgttagCACATACACTACTACCTCtagtttaaataataatgtacATAATGAGGTAAGAATAAACTGTACTCTTAACGGGGACGTAATAAATGGAGATAATGATAATGTTAATATAGAAGAAAAGGAGTATATAAATTTCATagaaaatgaatttaatcaatataaagaaaaaaatgcatTATCAAAGtttattaatagaaaatatgaatataacgaattattatatgaatttataacaaataagcaaaaaaataaaaataattgtgataatgaaaagaaattaaaagaattatgctttatgataaaaactcattttcTTATGTTTATAAATATTCTTATTGAAATTGGAGCTCTCGATGAGGAatgtaatataattaatttaacagaactatctatatttttaaaaagagagTGTGATaacaatttaattttaacttatatattaataaaaaaagttgtGCATAATGCCATAGGAGATAGCACATTTTTGTCATCTTCTACATCTGTtcctttaaataaaataattgatTGTATaacatatgaaaaaaattattctcgTAATATAATTGTAGATGATTTATCAAGAAGccaatttatattattatttattctgtctcattttattaataaaataaaagaaaataaaatatctttaGTAAAAGTGCTAATAAATTATAACCAGAAGAATAAATTAGAATTATTTAGTTCAgtttattttcctttattaCATGAATTACCCAAACCTATACAAAAGTATATAAagaattttgaaaatattgtattaaaatatttaattaattattctttaataattttaattaaatttaatttgttgaacaaaaaaaaaacatatttattacCATATACACagttgtatatttttgatcaGCACCCATCACTTAgtttaaatgaaattttttttaaaaatcaaTCATCTTATTTTAACTATTATCTCTCAAAG gTACATAATTACAAAGTAAGATCTCCATTTTTAGCATCATTGTACAAGTATGACgattttgaaaatttagaTGAATTACTTTACACATCGTTAAATgatttagaaataaaaaagaatatgatTCCGGATATAATGGAAAATTGTGTTTCATTTTATAAGTTTGATGATGGATTAATAAAAGAGGAAacaattaatttaaaaaattcatatattttagatTATTATTTACATGGAAAAGATGATAtgataagaaataaaaataacttagGTCAATATACATGGTATATATTGGATAGATTTATTCATTCATTAAAGAATATAGAACATTTCTTTTacgaaataaaaaaggaaagacTTATGTTATCATCAGATGTTTTTTATACATCTTTGAATACATTAAAAGGGgttttagaaaaatattttaaatcaaTTAATTCTATACATATAAAgaaagaataa